The following coding sequences lie in one Vigna angularis mitochondrial DNA, complete sequence genomic window:
- the rpl5 gene encoding ribosomal protein L5 → MFPLHFHYEDVSRQDPLLKLNHANVMEVPGSCEIRVVPKAPYDFIIKNGKLAMEIPRGQKFIQTQRGSTGKSFRSNPFLGSNKEKGYVSDLARQSTLRGHGMSNFSVRISTVMSLLDSPVEIRENSIQFSMETEFCEFSPELEDHFEIFEHIRGFNVTIVTSANTQDETLPPWSGFLQKDEGETQ, encoded by the coding sequence ATGTTTCCACTCCATTTTCATTACGAAGATGTATCACGTCAGGATCCGTTGCTCAAACTGAATCACGCCAACGTTATGGAAGTTCCTGGATCGTGTGAAATAAGAGTAGTACCAAAGGCACCCTATGATTTCATAATCAAAAATGGAAAATTGGCTATGGAGATTCCGCGCGGTCAGAAATTCATACAGACACAAAGGGGTTCGACAGGAAAGTCGTTTCGATCCAATCCATTCTTGGGGTCAAATAAAGAAAAAGGATATGTCAGTGACCTAGCACGACAAAGCACTCTCCGAGGGCATGGAATGTCTAATTTTTCGGTCAGAATCTCGACAGTAATGTCTCTGTTAGATTCTCCGGTCGAAATACGGGAAAACTCCATTCAATTCTCGATGGAAACGGAGTTTTGCGAATTCTCCCCGGAACTGGAAGATCATTTCGAGATCTTCGAACATATTCGAGGGTTCAATGTGACTATTGTCACTTCGGCCAACACACAAGATGAGACTTTACCACCGTGGAGCGGCTTTTTGCAAAAAGATGAGGGAGAAACTCAGTAA
- the rps14 gene encoding ribosomal protein S14, with protein sequence MSEKRNIRDNKRRLLAAKYELRRKLYKAFCKDSDLPSDMRDKLRYKLSKLPRNSSFARVRNRCISTGRPRSVYEFFRISRIVFRGLASRGPLMGIKKSSW encoded by the coding sequence ATGTCGGAGAAGCGAAATATACGAGATAACAAACGCAGATTGCTCGCGGCTAAATATGAATTGAGACGAAAGCTTTATAAAGCCTTTTGTAAAGATTCCGATCTTCCTAGTGATATGCGGGACAAACTTCGTTATAAGTTGTCCAAGTTGCCAAGAAATAGTTCCTTTGCACGAGTAAGAAACCGATGTATTTCCACGGGTCGCCCTCGTTCCGTATATGAGTTCTTTCGAATTTCTCGTATCGTTTTTCGTGGATTAGCATCTCGAGGTCCTTTGATGGGCATAAAGAAATCGTCTTGGTAG